In Prunus dulcis chromosome 2, ALMONDv2, whole genome shotgun sequence, a single genomic region encodes these proteins:
- the LOC117617270 gene encoding RING-H2 finger protein ATL52-like isoform X1, translated as MGSSGNQNPWAPYDNYKDCSQGICSIYCPQWCYILGPPPPPFDFAEADDSKDSATDFSPLIIAVIGIFASAFILVTYYTIISKYCRRRDNDGGRDIDMENSNPNQISESWQGSTTGLDESLIKSIKVHKYKRGDSLVEGTDCSVCLSEFEENESLRLLPKCSHAFHVPCIDTWFKSHSSCPLCRSNIAAPAIALVPHHHQQVLSPVQENPQQEQNATASEYQHRSHASVLVVQDLEEVVSLANDHVVPKTTTQDIVRERAHLDNTVNSCEIGQDGIQQLRRSASLNCVSIADVLHLHDCEDDEDLENQMENVQFSMGIGSSNRVAEEENSKSDNHRSGVFSLVKGPLVLKRSTSTGRFVFTRYGKEKNSITPN; from the coding sequence ATGGGCTCTTCAGGGAACCAAAATCCTTGGGCACCATATGACAATTACAAAGATTGTTCTCAAGGAATTTGCAGCATCTACTGTCCACAATGGTGCTACATCCTTGGCCCTCCTCCCCCTCCTTTTGATTTTGCAGAAGCTGATGACAGCAAAGACTCTGCTACAGATTTCTCTCCTCTAATTATAGCAGTCATTGGCATCTTTGCAAGTGCTTTCATTTTAGTCACTTACTACACCATCATATCGAAATATTGCCGGCGAAGAGATAACGATGGCGGCAGAGACATAGACATGGAGAATTCGAATCCAAACCAAATTAGTGAATCATGGCAAGGCTCAACAACTGGCCTTGATGAGTCTCTGATCAAGTCAATCAAAGTTCACAAGTATAAGAGAGGTGACAGCCTTGTAGAAGGCACAGACTGCTCTGTTTGCCTAAGTGAGTTCGAAGAAAATGAGAGCCTGAGATTATTGCCAAAGTGCAGCCATGCTTTCCATGTTCCTTGCATTGATACTTGGTTCAAATCTCACTCTAGTTGCCCGCTGTGCCGGTCGAATATTGCTGCTCCTGCCATAGCTTTGGtgcctcatcatcatcaacaagtGCTGTCTCCAGTTCAAGAGAATCCACAGCAGGAGCAAAATGCGACTGCTTCAGAATACCAGCACAGAAGCCATGCAAGTGTTTTGGTTGTCCAAGATTTGGAAGAGGTTGTAAGTCTTGCAAATGATCATGTTGTTCCAAAGACCACAACTCAAGATATTGTTAGAGAAAGGGCTCACTTGGATAATACAGTGAACAGTTGTGAGATTGGACAAGATGGGATCCAGCAATTGAGGAGATCAGCTTCTTTGAATTGTGTTTCCATTGCTGATGTGTTGCATTTACATGACTGTGAAGATGATGAGGACTTGGAGAACCAGATGGAAAATGTCCAATTTTCCATGGGAATTGGATCCTCAAATAGAGTAGCTGAGGAAGAGAATTCCAAATCCGACAACCATAGAAGTGGAGTTTTCAGCTTGGTGAAGGGTCCTCTTGTGTTGAAGAGATCAACTTCAACAGGGAGATTTGTGTTCACAAGGtatggaaaggaaaagaattcTATAACTCCTAATTAA
- the LOC117617270 gene encoding RING-H2 finger protein ATL52-like isoform X2 — MGSSGNQNPWAPYDNYKDCSQGICSIYCPQWCYILGPPPPPFDFAEADDSKDSATDFSPLIIAVIGIFASAFILVTYYTIISKYCRRRDNDGGRDIDMENSNPNQISESWQGSTTGLDESLIKSIKVHKYKRGDSLVEGTDCSVCLSEFEENESLRLLPKCSHAFHVPCIDTWFKSHSSCPLCRSNIAAPAIALVPHHHQQVLSPVQENPQQEQNATASEYQHRSHASVLVVQDLEEVVSLANDHVVPKTTTQDIVRERAHLDNTVNSCEIGQDGIQQLRRSASLNCVSIADVLHLHDCEDDEDLENQMENVQFSMGIGSSNRVAEEENSKSDNHRSGVFSLVKGPLVLKRSTSTGRFVFTRNGKEKNSITPN; from the coding sequence ATGGGCTCTTCAGGGAACCAAAATCCTTGGGCACCATATGACAATTACAAAGATTGTTCTCAAGGAATTTGCAGCATCTACTGTCCACAATGGTGCTACATCCTTGGCCCTCCTCCCCCTCCTTTTGATTTTGCAGAAGCTGATGACAGCAAAGACTCTGCTACAGATTTCTCTCCTCTAATTATAGCAGTCATTGGCATCTTTGCAAGTGCTTTCATTTTAGTCACTTACTACACCATCATATCGAAATATTGCCGGCGAAGAGATAACGATGGCGGCAGAGACATAGACATGGAGAATTCGAATCCAAACCAAATTAGTGAATCATGGCAAGGCTCAACAACTGGCCTTGATGAGTCTCTGATCAAGTCAATCAAAGTTCACAAGTATAAGAGAGGTGACAGCCTTGTAGAAGGCACAGACTGCTCTGTTTGCCTAAGTGAGTTCGAAGAAAATGAGAGCCTGAGATTATTGCCAAAGTGCAGCCATGCTTTCCATGTTCCTTGCATTGATACTTGGTTCAAATCTCACTCTAGTTGCCCGCTGTGCCGGTCGAATATTGCTGCTCCTGCCATAGCTTTGGtgcctcatcatcatcaacaagtGCTGTCTCCAGTTCAAGAGAATCCACAGCAGGAGCAAAATGCGACTGCTTCAGAATACCAGCACAGAAGCCATGCAAGTGTTTTGGTTGTCCAAGATTTGGAAGAGGTTGTAAGTCTTGCAAATGATCATGTTGTTCCAAAGACCACAACTCAAGATATTGTTAGAGAAAGGGCTCACTTGGATAATACAGTGAACAGTTGTGAGATTGGACAAGATGGGATCCAGCAATTGAGGAGATCAGCTTCTTTGAATTGTGTTTCCATTGCTGATGTGTTGCATTTACATGACTGTGAAGATGATGAGGACTTGGAGAACCAGATGGAAAATGTCCAATTTTCCATGGGAATTGGATCCTCAAATAGAGTAGCTGAGGAAGAGAATTCCAAATCCGACAACCATAGAAGTGGAGTTTTCAGCTTG